The Cryptomeria japonica chromosome 6, Sugi_1.0, whole genome shotgun sequence genomic interval GCTGTGTCGGTTGGTCTTCACAGTGGAGATttttgggatgtgaagcccaacggttGCATGATTGTTCATCTTCCCAGACTCTTCTCTTGATAGCTGAATATGATTGTATAAGTAGATGAGTATAGGCCATGTAAATGCAAGTTGATTAAtgaagttattccctgctttgagtgtaGATGTAGGCAAATTTgtcgaaccacgataaatcgtgtgttgtctcttGTTATTGCTTTATTCTGTTTTTATTATCGTTTTCTCTACTCATTCTAATCTTTACACTTATAGCTATTgatttggcttttgggtagtaacgatgcacgttgtgaaatcagttatgcgcacaaaggtcaaaaagtacacatttcaaagtgtcgtctTATActtaactaaagatgttccaataatcgtcaactcaaaatcactagtacttgttgacaaatgtcccaataatggtgcacaaatgtcccaatagtggtgaacaaatgggccaattatgaacaaaaaattacaaaaaatgatggTCTATTGGTATAAAACAAatttaatggtgttttcactatggcGGCTATTggagggtcaacatgacaataaggtgacggttattagAACTATATTATCTATTAGTGCTCTTCCCTACCTAAATTGACCAATAAAATTTAATTCCCCCTATTTGAATTGCAACTTGCAACAGTCGAGCGCATATCAAATGTAGATTTTTTCATGGGGAATGCAGCATTTTAAATGGAGAATACAAGATTTTTTTCTCTGTGTAAAGAATTGTAAGCTATCATAGTCTTTTTAAACAAAGATTATAGCAAAAGAAGGCGTACATGTTAAATACTGGGTTAGGGGAAAGGACCcggtagttgtgcaccctaacttcgcacttctcaaaatcctacttggaaatttcaaatcactccgaattttttacagcagcttacttgacaagtcccctgcttataactaaggtttcaaggccacatcatcaaatatgatgccacatcagcatgctttttgccaaagtGTCCAAAACAGtgcccaaaaaaagtgagaccaataggcgtgcaaaaaaaaccccaatagttgtgcagctgacatggcatcacctgattggttactttttacaatattagtacatttcttaacaactattgatacatttcctaacaactggtggtacatttcctaacaaaaaatgatattttttgtttcaaacaataggttttatttgttcagtttttggaacaaaaggtatcaacaaccctcacaacagttggtacatgctcaactattgAGTCTTTTCCCCTACTTACCTTCAGTAAAGCTTCGGTATCCGTTGGAAATCCTCTGTTCTATAAACAAAGAAATCCACTATTTTCCAGTACGTTTCTTTCTACCCTTTTCACTGTGTCGATACTCGTATGCCAGATTTAAGTAGGCGTGGGAGTTATTGTGTTTGGGGCGGCGCTAGCGAGTGAATTTAATGCCATTAATGGAGGTCATTGTTTCCTCTGTCCATTGTTAGTTGTAAACAAATGTGAGATGTACACAATCATTAATGAATTTGCTGTGTCACTATAAATGCTCATGCATATCTTTGAAGAGATCGATCATCAAATTTTGAAGGTTTCGAGCAATATTTTGGATTGACAGCCTTATGAACAGTTTGGAAAGCCATTTGTATGAGGCAGTATTTTCAAATCTCAGTCCAATCGAGTCAATTAATATGCTTCCCAAGGTGTGCTTGTGCCGTACCGAAAGATTATCGGCTGTCCTGTCAATGGATATGCAGTGAGATGAGGCGGCTTCACTGTGGCAACTCTACCGAAAACCTAGAACACAGCGTGGAGAAGTTTTCAGGTGACGACAATTTTTGTACCTGTGTCAGATTGATCGAATAAAAAAATCAGGATGAGACATCATGCAAATCCGGCGCACTTCTCCACCTATAAATAGCCTATCGGTTAATAACCAGGCTTGATATCTACTGTGTAGATAACGAGTGTACATATATAATTTTTGTGATCAAACCTTTTTGCCTGAAATCTAGAAAATAATAGTAATTACAATATAGATCTATGAACTATGCTAGCACAGGACAATCATCTCGTAAATTCTGCACAGTAAGATGACAAGGTTCGATGCCTCGAGATCGCACAACAATTCATATTAGTAGATTGCTGAATTAATTGTGCCCTGTCATGGTCATGCAATGAAAATGGTACTCAACACATTTCTCTTTCATATTAAAGAATGCGACATAAAGATGTACGTTGCAGCAGTAGTTATGGCTACACATAGTAAAATAAATAACCCGCTCTGAAGATAAAGAGGAACAAGGAcatttggtcagatggatgtggGAAAGTAAATTAATCCTGCAACAAAAAGTACTCaaaaggaaattaagaatttgataTGCTCTTTATTGCCTTACCTATCTATCTACTTAACAGTGCAATTCCTATCCCCAACTGATGAGTTGAAAACGGGTCTTCTTTCATAAATTGATCAGGAATTATATGTAGGTACATAAATGAAATTacaaatatgatcataatcacttTCCcctggatttgcataatattttggTTCCAAATTCATAGTCAACATGGAGTTAGGTAGGGGTGTAACACTTAAATATCATGTTGCGATATAATATGACCTCCTTATACAATATCTCAAGCGATGTCAGTAATATGTTTCCATCTGTATTAAACAAGTGATTGTAGTAAGGAACAACATAACtttaattctaaaaaaaaaaatcaaatgagaCAAGGTTGTTTTACTCTCAAAGGTGTATAGATCTGCAAATACTTGATATGATTTATAATAGTAGCAACAACAGTGAAACATAAGAACCCTCTTGACCTTTATTTTTTGTGCACTTTCAACATCTCATCTAGTACCAATTGAATATGTTTTAGGGTTAAGAGTACACCTTTAAATCATAGGTTTACTTAAACCAAACTTTAAGGTCTTGATCACATATTGATGTTGGACTAGAGATACTCATAAAACTAGTACCTTCTACACTTTAACCTCATATACTCCCCTTGCACAAAAAAAATCAATATCTACATATAGCTTATATTAAGAATTAAAATCGCACTCTCTTATGAGATAATAATTAATGTCATCTTGAGGTTCATATTTCAATTGCTCACATAGTCAAATTTTATTGAAAACAAAATCCTATCTTTCTTGATAAAAATTATATTGTAGGTAAGTTCACCCTTATTCTACTTAAAAAAATAAGGGAACTACAAGGATACCAAATATTTTGCATACAAGTAAAATACATAACTAGAGCATTGAAGAAGCATTATAACAATCATTTAGTGATTGCATTCCATTGTTTTTCTGACTAAAAAGTAAGTTCTAAGACACGAAAGGTTGAAATTCAAGTTACAGTAAATATGGTACAAAGTGTAATCAACGAACATTTGCTAAATTAGATAATACCATTGTGCTTGATTAACCAGGAACCTTTAAGCTTAAATATAACCTATCTACAGGATGTGCCCCGCTTACACTATTCTATCTAATAACATCACCTTTCGCTACTGCTGCTGTCAGTGTCGCTTACGTCTGCTTTCTTGTCCACGAGCGCAGAGCTTTGAATCTGCGGAATTTGAGGCTGCATCTTCCCTTCCAGCATTAGCACCACTTGCCTCATGCTTGGCCTCACCTCCTCATCCTTTTCAATGCATAACAACCCTACAATACTTGCTCTTCTCACCTCCTCAAGATCTCTCTTCTCTGCAATACCCTCCTCCATAATATTAATCATGTTCCCATTATATATTTGAGTTGCAACCCACCCTGGAAAGTAATACTGATTGGAATCTTGCACGGTTAAATCCAGAGTTCTCCGACCGGAAATGATTTCCAAGAGCGTCATACCAAAACTGTATACATCAACCTTGGGAGTGATGGGAAGACCGGTGATCCACTCTGGAGCCAAATAACCTCTCGTTCCTCTCGTTGTTGTCAGGACTCGGCTGAAATCTCTACCCACAAGCTTTGCCAACCCGAAATCGCCCAATTTTGGTGAAAAATTATTGTCCAGAAGAATATTTTCGGGCTTAACATCACAGTGAATGATGCAATTTCTGCATTCTTCGTGGAGATAAAGTAACCCTCTTGCGGTGCCTAAAGCGATCTGGAATCGAGTCGTCCAGTCTAGTGCCTTCTGCTTGCGTTTGATATTATTTGTGAAGAGTAAGGAATTGAGAGAGCCGTTGGGCATGTAATCATAAATCAGAAACCTTCTCAATCCTTGTACGCAAAACCCTCGAAGCCTGACCAAATTCGCATGCTGTATGTTTCCAAGAGAACTGATTTCTGCTCGGAATTGCTTCTCATCCTGTCTGGAACCCTCCATTCTCTTTACGGCGACCAGCGTACCGTCTATTAGGTATCCTTTGAACACCGTGCCGAATCCTCCACTCCCCAGCTTATACCTGAAATTCCTAGTTGCAATCTTCAACTCCATGTAACTAAACATTCTTAGAAAAGGGTCCGAGGAATCTGCACACCTCTCCATTGATCGTAGCCAATGTCTCTGCCGATGCCACCGCCACATTAAAATTGAAAAGATACTCAAAGTAACGGTAGCAGCACCAACAATACCTAGCACGATACTTGAGGTTATGCGTTTGGAGGAGGACGATCTATCGGTCTTCGAAAGTGCAGAGGCATCTACCCGAATAAAAACGTTTGAATTGTTTTTGGATTCACTTTTATGCATGTTTAACAGATCCACTGACCAGATTTGGCACGGCCTGAAGGTGGATTGAAAGAAAACGCTGTGCATGAGCAGTTAAGGAGGCAGGCTTTCTGGCAATCTTTCTTTGAGGTTGCCAGGGTATGAGGAAGCGGAATCAACATCAGGCAACGTGACGCTCGGCTCCAGGAATCCGTCCGTGCTGCTATTTTTGGCATAACAGTTTAACGGGCTATGCCGAACACAGCCACTGAACCACCACTCCTGCGAAGCCCAGGTGTAATTGTTCAGCGGGGTGAAGCCTTCCACGCAGCTGCAGAATTCAATATTGT includes:
- the LOC131043729 gene encoding G-type lectin S-receptor-like serine/threonine-protein kinase At2g19130; the encoded protein is MHKSESKNNSNVFIRVDASALSKTDRSSSSKRITSSIVLGIVGAATVTLSIFSILMWRWHRQRHWLRSMERCADSSDPFLRMFSYMELKIATRNFRYKLGSGGFGTVFKGYLIDGTLVAVKRMEGSRQDEKQFRAEISSLGNIQHANLVRLRGFCVQGLRRFLIYDYMPNGSLNSLLFTNNIKRKQKALDWTTRFQIALGTARGLLYLHEECRNCIIHCDVKPENILLDNNFSPKLGDFGLAKLVGRDFSRVLTTTRGTRGYLAPEWITGLPITPKVDVYSFGMTLLEIISGRRTLDLTVQDSNQYYFPGWVATQIYNGNMINIMEEGIAEKRDLEEVRRASIVGLLCIEKDEEVRPSMRQVVLMLEGKMQPQIPQIQSSALVDKKADVSDTDSSSSER